Proteins co-encoded in one Thamnophis elegans isolate rThaEle1 chromosome 1, rThaEle1.pri, whole genome shotgun sequence genomic window:
- the MMADHC gene encoding methylmalonic aciduria and homocystinuria type D protein, mitochondrial, protein MEMATVLCNRARLVTYLPGFYSLVRRVITPKTFSTAGSSGSDEPSVAAAPPDICPKTVWPDEMMGPFGPQDQRFQLPGNIGFDCHLSGTALQKTRQVHKKVPDLLMEPLASERHEFVMAQYVNEFQGNNAVNKQDIADAKSYFETAKVECVIQACPELLRKDFESMFPDVVSNNITVLTVTQKTVNDMSGWSEEVENERESLIENFINGAKEICYALCSEGYWADFIDPTSGLAFFGPYTNNTLFETDERYHQLGFLVEDLGCCKVIRHNLWGTHVLVGSIFTNATPDSPIMKKLRGN, encoded by the exons GTTCTTTGTAACAGAGCTAGACTGGTGACATACCTGCCAGGATTTTATTCTTTGGTTAGAAGGGTTATAACTCCCAAGACGTTTTCCACAGCAGGATCCTCTGGTTCAGATGAGCCTTCTGTTGCTGCTGCACCTCCTGATATAT GTCCAAAAACTGTGTGGCCAGATGAAATGATGGGACCTTTTGGCCCTCAGGACCAAAGATTTCAGCTACCTGGTAATATAGGTTTTGACTGTCACCTAAGTGGGACGGCACTTCAGAAGACGAGACAAGTTCATAAAAAAGTGCCCGATCTCTTAATGGAACCCTTGGCAAGTGAAAGGCATGAATTTGTGATGGCACAGTATGTCAACGAGTTTCAG ggtaaCAATGCTGTTAATAAGCAAGACATTGCTGACGCCAAAAGTTACTTTGAAACTGCCAAAGTAGAATGTGTGATACAAGCATGCCCAGAATTGTTGCGCAAAG attttgaGTCAATGTTTCCAGATGTTGTTTCCAATAATATAACAGTACTAACGGTAACGCAGAAAACTGTAAATGATATGAGTGGGTGGAGTGAAGAGGTAGAAAATGAGCGAGAAAGCCTCATTGAAAAT TTTATCAATGGTGCTAAGGAAATTTGCTACGCTTTGTGTTCTGAAGGCTACTGGGCAGACTTTATTGATCCGACATCAGGATTAGCA tTCTTTGGCCCTTACACAAACAACACTCTTTTTGAAACTGATGAACGCTATCACCAGTTAGGATTTCTTGTGGAAGACCTAGGCTGCTGTAAAGTTATTCGGCATAATCTATGGGGAACTCACGTTCTAGTTGGAAGCATATTTACCAATGCTACCCCGGACAGCCCTATCATGAAGAAACTGCGTGGGAATTAA